A genomic window from Oryctolagus cuniculus chromosome 12, mOryCun1.1, whole genome shotgun sequence includes:
- the PSTPIP1 gene encoding proline-serine-threonine phosphatase-interacting protein 1 isoform X4 → MAACRDFTAHTGYEVLLQRLLDGRKMCKDVEELLRQRAQAEERYGKELVQIARKAGGQTEINSLRTSFESLKQQMENVGSAHIQLALALREELRGLEEFRERQKEHRRKYEAVMDRVQKSKLLFYKRAMESKKTYEQKCRDADDAEQAFERVSTQGNQKQVEKSQNKARQCKDAATEAERLYRQSIEQLERVRGEWEQEHRTTCEAFQLQEADRLTVLRNALWVHCNQLSMQCVKDDELYEEVRLTLESCSVDADIDGFIQAKSTGTEPPAPVPYQNYYDREASPAGGSPGVPPSCGMIKRFSGLLHGSPKAPSSAAPAEPLSTTPEVKEGVYAAIDVKEPPGSATSPAREYRALYDYTAQNSDELDISAGDILEVILEGEDGWWTVERNGQRGFVPGSYLEQL, encoded by the exons ATGGCCGCT TGCAGGGACTTCACGGCGCACACGGGCTACGAGGTGCTACTGCAGCGGCTGCTGGACGGCAGGAAGATGTGCAAGGACGTGGAGGAGCTGCTGCGGCAGAG GGCCCAGGCGGAGGAGCGTTACGGCAAGGAGCTGGTGCAGATCGCACGGAAGGCCGGCGGACAGACGGAGATCAA CTCCCTGAGGACGTCCTTTGAGTCCCTGAAGCAGC AAATGGAGAATGTGGGCAGTGCACACATCCAGCTGGCGCTGGCCCTGCGGGAGGAGCTGCGTGGCCTCGAGGAGTTCCGGGAGCGGCAGAAGGAGCACAggaggaag TACGAGGCCGTCATGGACCGCGTCCAGAAGAGCAAGCTGCTGTTCTACAAGAGGGCCATGGAG TCCAAGAAGACCTATGAGCAGAAGTGCCGGGACGCCGACGACGCCGAGCAGGCCTTTGAGCGTGTCAGCACCCAGGGCAACCAGAAGCAGGTGGAGAAG AGCCAGAACAAAGCCCGGCAGTGCAAGGACGCGGCCACCGAGGCAG AGCGGCTGTACCGCCAGAGCATCGAGCAGCTGGAGAGGGTGCGGGGCGAGTGGGAGCAGGAGCACCGGACCACCTGCGAG gcctTCCAGCTGCAGGAAGCCGACCGGCTGACGGTCCTGCGCAACGCCCTGTGGGTGCACTGCAACCAGCTCTCCATGCAGTGCGTCAAGGACGACGAG ctctacGAGGAAGTGCGGCTGACGCTGGAGAGCTGCAGCGTAGACGCCGACATCGACGGCTTCATCCAGGCCAAGAGCACGGGCACCGAGCCCCCGG CTCCGGTGCCCTATCAGAACTACTACGACCGGGAGGCCTCCCCGGCAGGCGGCAGCCCCGGCGTGCCACCATCCTGCGGCATGATTAAGAG GTTCTCCGGGCTGCTGCACGGAAGTCCCAAGGCCCCATCGTCGGCAGCTCCTGCTG AGCCCCTGAGCACCACCCCCGAGGTGAAGGAGGGGGTCTATGCGGCCATCGACGTGAAGGAGCCGCCAGGAAGCGCCACCTCGCCAGCCCGGGAGTACCGGGCGCTCTATGACTACACGGCACAG AATTCGGACGAGCTGGATATCTCCGCGGGCGACATCCTGGAGGTCATCTTGGAGGGGGAGGACGGCTGGTGGACAGTGGAGCGGAACGGGCAGCGTGGCTTTGTCCCGGGGTCCTACCTGGAGCAGCTCTGA
- the PSTPIP1 gene encoding proline-serine-threonine phosphatase-interacting protein 1 isoform X1 encodes MHPNARPAPPRPRRTWTQALSVRASPGRRRGLARAATCSQAHVSRPGASPLVPAPRPGFKVGPWLFQAGSPQCRDFTAHTGYEVLLQRLLDGRKMCKDVEELLRQRAQAEERYGKELVQIARKAGGQTEINSLRTSFESLKQQMENVGSAHIQLALALREELRGLEEFRERQKEHRRKYEAVMDRVQKSKLLFYKRAMESKKTYEQKCRDADDAEQAFERVSTQGNQKQVEKSQNKARQCKDAATEAERLYRQSIEQLERVRGEWEQEHRTTCEAFQLQEADRLTVLRNALWVHCNQLSMQCVKDDELYEEVRLTLESCSVDADIDGFIQAKSTGTEPPAPVPYQNYYDREASPAGGSPGVPPSCGMIKRFSGLLHGSPKAPSSAAPAEPLSTTPEVKEGVYAAIDVKEPPGSATSPAREYRALYDYTAQNSDELDISAGDILEVILEGEDGWWTVERNGQRGFVPGSYLEQL; translated from the exons ATGCATCCAAACgcccgccctgccccaccccgcccacgGAGAACATGGACTCAGGCGCTCAGCGTGCGCGCCTCACCTGGCAGGCGCAGGGGGCTGGCACGAGCCGCAACATGCAGTCAGGCTCACGTGAGCCGCCCAGGGGCCAGCCCGCTGGTGCCAGCTCCCCGGCCTGGCTTCAAGGTCGGGCCTTGGCTTTTCCAGGCTGGGTCTCCCCAG TGCAGGGACTTCACGGCGCACACGGGCTACGAGGTGCTACTGCAGCGGCTGCTGGACGGCAGGAAGATGTGCAAGGACGTGGAGGAGCTGCTGCGGCAGAG GGCCCAGGCGGAGGAGCGTTACGGCAAGGAGCTGGTGCAGATCGCACGGAAGGCCGGCGGACAGACGGAGATCAA CTCCCTGAGGACGTCCTTTGAGTCCCTGAAGCAGC AAATGGAGAATGTGGGCAGTGCACACATCCAGCTGGCGCTGGCCCTGCGGGAGGAGCTGCGTGGCCTCGAGGAGTTCCGGGAGCGGCAGAAGGAGCACAggaggaag TACGAGGCCGTCATGGACCGCGTCCAGAAGAGCAAGCTGCTGTTCTACAAGAGGGCCATGGAG TCCAAGAAGACCTATGAGCAGAAGTGCCGGGACGCCGACGACGCCGAGCAGGCCTTTGAGCGTGTCAGCACCCAGGGCAACCAGAAGCAGGTGGAGAAG AGCCAGAACAAAGCCCGGCAGTGCAAGGACGCGGCCACCGAGGCAG AGCGGCTGTACCGCCAGAGCATCGAGCAGCTGGAGAGGGTGCGGGGCGAGTGGGAGCAGGAGCACCGGACCACCTGCGAG gcctTCCAGCTGCAGGAAGCCGACCGGCTGACGGTCCTGCGCAACGCCCTGTGGGTGCACTGCAACCAGCTCTCCATGCAGTGCGTCAAGGACGACGAG ctctacGAGGAAGTGCGGCTGACGCTGGAGAGCTGCAGCGTAGACGCCGACATCGACGGCTTCATCCAGGCCAAGAGCACGGGCACCGAGCCCCCGG CTCCGGTGCCCTATCAGAACTACTACGACCGGGAGGCCTCCCCGGCAGGCGGCAGCCCCGGCGTGCCACCATCCTGCGGCATGATTAAGAG GTTCTCCGGGCTGCTGCACGGAAGTCCCAAGGCCCCATCGTCGGCAGCTCCTGCTG AGCCCCTGAGCACCACCCCCGAGGTGAAGGAGGGGGTCTATGCGGCCATCGACGTGAAGGAGCCGCCAGGAAGCGCCACCTCGCCAGCCCGGGAGTACCGGGCGCTCTATGACTACACGGCACAG AATTCGGACGAGCTGGATATCTCCGCGGGCGACATCCTGGAGGTCATCTTGGAGGGGGAGGACGGCTGGTGGACAGTGGAGCGGAACGGGCAGCGTGGCTTTGTCCCGGGGTCCTACCTGGAGCAGCTCTGA
- the PSTPIP1 gene encoding proline-serine-threonine phosphatase-interacting protein 1 isoform X2, translating to MMPQLQFRDAFWCRDFTAHTGYEVLLQRLLDGRKMCKDVEELLRQRAQAEERYGKELVQIARKAGGQTEINSLRTSFESLKQQMENVGSAHIQLALALREELRGLEEFRERQKEHRRKYEAVMDRVQKSKLLFYKRAMESKKTYEQKCRDADDAEQAFERVSTQGNQKQVEKSQNKARQCKDAATEAERLYRQSIEQLERVRGEWEQEHRTTCEAFQLQEADRLTVLRNALWVHCNQLSMQCVKDDELYEEVRLTLESCSVDADIDGFIQAKSTGTEPPAPVPYQNYYDREASPAGGSPGVPPSCGMIKRFSGLLHGSPKAPSSAAPAEPLSTTPEVKEGVYAAIDVKEPPGSATSPAREYRALYDYTAQNSDELDISAGDILEVILEGEDGWWTVERNGQRGFVPGSYLEQL from the exons TGCAGGGACTTCACGGCGCACACGGGCTACGAGGTGCTACTGCAGCGGCTGCTGGACGGCAGGAAGATGTGCAAGGACGTGGAGGAGCTGCTGCGGCAGAG GGCCCAGGCGGAGGAGCGTTACGGCAAGGAGCTGGTGCAGATCGCACGGAAGGCCGGCGGACAGACGGAGATCAA CTCCCTGAGGACGTCCTTTGAGTCCCTGAAGCAGC AAATGGAGAATGTGGGCAGTGCACACATCCAGCTGGCGCTGGCCCTGCGGGAGGAGCTGCGTGGCCTCGAGGAGTTCCGGGAGCGGCAGAAGGAGCACAggaggaag TACGAGGCCGTCATGGACCGCGTCCAGAAGAGCAAGCTGCTGTTCTACAAGAGGGCCATGGAG TCCAAGAAGACCTATGAGCAGAAGTGCCGGGACGCCGACGACGCCGAGCAGGCCTTTGAGCGTGTCAGCACCCAGGGCAACCAGAAGCAGGTGGAGAAG AGCCAGAACAAAGCCCGGCAGTGCAAGGACGCGGCCACCGAGGCAG AGCGGCTGTACCGCCAGAGCATCGAGCAGCTGGAGAGGGTGCGGGGCGAGTGGGAGCAGGAGCACCGGACCACCTGCGAG gcctTCCAGCTGCAGGAAGCCGACCGGCTGACGGTCCTGCGCAACGCCCTGTGGGTGCACTGCAACCAGCTCTCCATGCAGTGCGTCAAGGACGACGAG ctctacGAGGAAGTGCGGCTGACGCTGGAGAGCTGCAGCGTAGACGCCGACATCGACGGCTTCATCCAGGCCAAGAGCACGGGCACCGAGCCCCCGG CTCCGGTGCCCTATCAGAACTACTACGACCGGGAGGCCTCCCCGGCAGGCGGCAGCCCCGGCGTGCCACCATCCTGCGGCATGATTAAGAG GTTCTCCGGGCTGCTGCACGGAAGTCCCAAGGCCCCATCGTCGGCAGCTCCTGCTG AGCCCCTGAGCACCACCCCCGAGGTGAAGGAGGGGGTCTATGCGGCCATCGACGTGAAGGAGCCGCCAGGAAGCGCCACCTCGCCAGCCCGGGAGTACCGGGCGCTCTATGACTACACGGCACAG AATTCGGACGAGCTGGATATCTCCGCGGGCGACATCCTGGAGGTCATCTTGGAGGGGGAGGACGGCTGGTGGACAGTGGAGCGGAACGGGCAGCGTGGCTTTGTCCCGGGGTCCTACCTGGAGCAGCTCTGA
- the PSTPIP1 gene encoding proline-serine-threonine phosphatase-interacting protein 1 isoform X3 — MRFGDFTAHTGYEVLLQRLLDGRKMCKDVEELLRQRAQAEERYGKELVQIARKAGGQTEINSLRTSFESLKQQMENVGSAHIQLALALREELRGLEEFRERQKEHRRKYEAVMDRVQKSKLLFYKRAMESKKTYEQKCRDADDAEQAFERVSTQGNQKQVEKSQNKARQCKDAATEAERLYRQSIEQLERVRGEWEQEHRTTCEAFQLQEADRLTVLRNALWVHCNQLSMQCVKDDELYEEVRLTLESCSVDADIDGFIQAKSTGTEPPAPVPYQNYYDREASPAGGSPGVPPSCGMIKRFSGLLHGSPKAPSSAAPAEPLSTTPEVKEGVYAAIDVKEPPGSATSPAREYRALYDYTAQNSDELDISAGDILEVILEGEDGWWTVERNGQRGFVPGSYLEQL; from the exons GGACTTCACGGCGCACACGGGCTACGAGGTGCTACTGCAGCGGCTGCTGGACGGCAGGAAGATGTGCAAGGACGTGGAGGAGCTGCTGCGGCAGAG GGCCCAGGCGGAGGAGCGTTACGGCAAGGAGCTGGTGCAGATCGCACGGAAGGCCGGCGGACAGACGGAGATCAA CTCCCTGAGGACGTCCTTTGAGTCCCTGAAGCAGC AAATGGAGAATGTGGGCAGTGCACACATCCAGCTGGCGCTGGCCCTGCGGGAGGAGCTGCGTGGCCTCGAGGAGTTCCGGGAGCGGCAGAAGGAGCACAggaggaag TACGAGGCCGTCATGGACCGCGTCCAGAAGAGCAAGCTGCTGTTCTACAAGAGGGCCATGGAG TCCAAGAAGACCTATGAGCAGAAGTGCCGGGACGCCGACGACGCCGAGCAGGCCTTTGAGCGTGTCAGCACCCAGGGCAACCAGAAGCAGGTGGAGAAG AGCCAGAACAAAGCCCGGCAGTGCAAGGACGCGGCCACCGAGGCAG AGCGGCTGTACCGCCAGAGCATCGAGCAGCTGGAGAGGGTGCGGGGCGAGTGGGAGCAGGAGCACCGGACCACCTGCGAG gcctTCCAGCTGCAGGAAGCCGACCGGCTGACGGTCCTGCGCAACGCCCTGTGGGTGCACTGCAACCAGCTCTCCATGCAGTGCGTCAAGGACGACGAG ctctacGAGGAAGTGCGGCTGACGCTGGAGAGCTGCAGCGTAGACGCCGACATCGACGGCTTCATCCAGGCCAAGAGCACGGGCACCGAGCCCCCGG CTCCGGTGCCCTATCAGAACTACTACGACCGGGAGGCCTCCCCGGCAGGCGGCAGCCCCGGCGTGCCACCATCCTGCGGCATGATTAAGAG GTTCTCCGGGCTGCTGCACGGAAGTCCCAAGGCCCCATCGTCGGCAGCTCCTGCTG AGCCCCTGAGCACCACCCCCGAGGTGAAGGAGGGGGTCTATGCGGCCATCGACGTGAAGGAGCCGCCAGGAAGCGCCACCTCGCCAGCCCGGGAGTACCGGGCGCTCTATGACTACACGGCACAG AATTCGGACGAGCTGGATATCTCCGCGGGCGACATCCTGGAGGTCATCTTGGAGGGGGAGGACGGCTGGTGGACAGTGGAGCGGAACGGGCAGCGTGGCTTTGTCCCGGGGTCCTACCTGGAGCAGCTCTGA